The following are from one region of the Acidobacteriota bacterium genome:
- a CDS encoding M56 family metallopeptidase: protein MTFHQWLAESSVSFWSLIANHLWQSTLFALLACAAIYLLKGSPARARYAILILSLAKFALPAAFLFSLLQRLGLPDFFANPSTEPSLISQVAAPVTYGVYEVVDSASAATGHGEVYCLLSILWLMGFLALTGYWVGQRRNFSRAVKVGNPQTEGREWDSLKRVKSWLLINREIRLIISAKVFEPGIWGVFRPTIVLPETLSETLNQEELDAVMMHELVHLSRHDNLLSNLQMFIGCLFWFHPLVWYIDKRLLAERESACDETVIELGGAHGIYAASLLKVLQFCLGLRVAGVSAASGSDLKRRIEKIMAHEVKTKLALSHRAIVGMVATTLVIFSIAAGVFSRDHSASQIKNGVSGGIPGGVEGGISGGVAGGVEGGVSGAVVGGIAGGIETLSQNDNAQRVKDLMAELDKAPEMNLQFANKNDTPLAITQASIKAVRNFGVYTKQNGNWVQSDTTYAVRFSLKLLSNSNRAIRGIAVVLKTKDDEERMYFESRKQMVDPYGAYTFSPGRFVNLTAEPTDITASVVGVIFSDGEVWGKVPPPPPPPPPPPAPLAKPAPPAPPTTEAPPEPTLPPLPPAPPDGVRKSGGVLQGAVIHRVNPVYPETAKSAKITGTVSVEVTIDEQGEVISARATSGHPMLRDAAVDAARQWRFNPATLRGEPVKVSGTLTFNFQTDN from the coding sequence ATGACCTTTCACCAATGGCTCGCCGAATCGTCCGTTTCATTTTGGTCGCTAATTGCCAATCATTTATGGCAATCGACGCTTTTCGCTCTACTTGCTTGCGCGGCAATCTACCTGTTGAAAGGGAGTCCGGCGCGCGCCCGTTACGCGATATTGATTTTGAGTCTGGCAAAATTCGCGCTTCCTGCGGCATTTTTATTTTCGCTACTACAGCGCCTCGGCTTGCCCGATTTTTTCGCCAATCCATCAACCGAACCCAGTTTAATTTCGCAGGTGGCAGCGCCCGTCACCTATGGTGTTTATGAAGTCGTCGATTCCGCATCTGCCGCCACGGGTCATGGAGAGGTTTACTGTCTCCTTTCAATCCTCTGGTTGATGGGGTTTCTCGCTTTGACAGGGTATTGGGTCGGGCAACGGAGAAATTTTTCGCGCGCTGTAAAAGTCGGAAATCCGCAAACCGAGGGACGGGAATGGGATTCGCTCAAGCGCGTCAAATCCTGGTTGCTGATTAACCGCGAAATTCGCTTAATCATTTCAGCAAAGGTTTTTGAGCCGGGCATCTGGGGCGTCTTTCGTCCAACCATCGTTTTACCTGAAACCTTATCGGAGACCTTGAATCAGGAAGAGTTGGATGCGGTGATGATGCATGAACTGGTTCATTTATCGCGTCACGACAACCTATTGAGCAACCTGCAAATGTTTATCGGTTGTCTGTTCTGGTTCCACCCACTTGTCTGGTACATCGACAAGCGTTTGCTTGCCGAACGTGAGAGCGCCTGTGATGAAACGGTGATTGAACTTGGCGGCGCACATGGCATTTATGCCGCCAGTTTACTCAAAGTTTTGCAATTTTGTCTGGGGCTGCGAGTTGCCGGGGTTTCGGCAGCTTCGGGTTCAGACCTCAAAAGGAGAATAGAAAAAATTATGGCACACGAAGTAAAAACCAAATTGGCGTTGTCACATCGCGCCATCGTCGGCATGGTGGCAACTACGCTGGTGATTTTTTCCATCGCCGCAGGCGTTTTCAGCCGCGATCATTCCGCATCGCAAATTAAAAATGGGGTCAGCGGCGGCATTCCGGGTGGGGTTGAAGGCGGCATCAGTGGTGGCGTTGCGGGTGGCGTTGAAGGCGGCGTCAGCGGCGCTGTCGTAGGCGGTATCGCAGGTGGCATCGAGACTTTATCACAAAATGACAATGCGCAACGGGTTAAAGATTTAATGGCTGAACTCGATAAAGCGCCGGAAATGAATCTGCAATTTGCCAATAAAAACGATACGCCGCTTGCCATCACGCAGGCATCCATCAAGGCAGTTCGTAATTTCGGAGTCTACACCAAACAGAATGGCAACTGGGTGCAATCCGATACCACCTATGCCGTGCGATTCAGTCTCAAGTTACTCAGCAACAGCAATCGCGCCATCCGAGGCATCGCGGTTGTCCTCAAAACCAAAGACGACGAAGAGCGAATGTATTTCGAGAGTCGCAAGCAGATGGTTGACCCTTACGGCGCTTACACCTTTAGTCCCGGTCGGTTCGTCAATCTGACAGCAGAGCCGACGGATATTACGGCGAGCGTTGTCGGCGTGATATTTAGTGATGGTGAGGTATGGGGCAAAGTTCCACCGCCTCCGCCTCCGCCACCACCGCCACCTGCACCGCTTGCTAAACCCGCGCCCCCTGCGCCACCAACAACCGAAGCGCCGCCCGAACCAACGCTGCCGCCGCTGCCGCCTGCGCCGCCCGATGGGGTTCGCAAATCCGGCGGCGTCTTGCAAGGCGCGGTCATTCATCGCGTCAATCCTGTGTACCCGGAAACCGCGAAGTCTGCGAAAATAACCGGCACGGTTTCGGTTGAAGTCACCATTGATGAACAGGGCGAGGTCATCAGCGCGCGAGCCACATCCGGTCATCCAATGTTAAGAGATGCGGCGGTTGATGCAGCGCGTCAATGGCGCTTCAATCCGGCGACGCTTCGAGGCGAACCGGTTAAAGTGAGCGGTACGTTGACCTTTAATTTTCAGACCGATAATTAA
- a CDS encoding BlaI/MecI/CopY family transcriptional regulator, with translation MAREKPIKLSKFEIEIMDALWELGSGSVREIQELLPPKKRPAYTTVQTIIYRLEEKGAVRRVKKIGNAHIFEPVVSKQSAYQRLVNDLLDFFGGSARPLMAHLAEAGKLSLEDIREIENLIAEKPREAVEKSKAPKDSKHRRS, from the coding sequence TTGGCAAGAGAAAAGCCCATTAAGCTATCGAAATTTGAGATTGAAATCATGGATGCGCTCTGGGAACTCGGCAGCGGCTCGGTTCGCGAAATTCAAGAGTTATTGCCGCCCAAGAAGCGTCCTGCCTATACCACGGTGCAGACGATTATCTACCGCCTGGAAGAAAAAGGCGCGGTGCGTCGGGTCAAGAAAATCGGCAACGCCCACATTTTTGAACCGGTGGTTTCCAAACAATCGGCTTATCAAAGACTGGTCAATGACCTGCTTGATTTTTTCGGGGGGTCAGCGCGCCCCTTGATGGCGCACCTGGCAGAGGCAGGAAAACTCAGCCTCGAAGATATTCGCGAAATTGAAAATCTCATTGCCGAGAAACCTCGCGAAGCAGTTGAAAAATCCAAAGCGCCTAAAGATTCCAAACATCGCCGGTCGTAA
- a CDS encoding cation-translocating P-type ATPase, protein MSNELSFAWHTLSSEKSLEGMQATVEGLSTEEAARRFDQYGANALREAAAIHPLAILVNQFNSLVIWLLIGAGVISGLLGEWIDCLAILAIVILNALIGFYQEYNAERALVALKKLTAPRAKVRRDGRVVVLPAIEIVPGDIIELEAGDLVPADGRLLHAASLKSMEAALTGESETVNKGAVTLNQKDLPIGNRMNMVYMGTSIAAGTGVAIVIATGMETEFGRIARLLEEAALDEGTPLKKRLERVGRMLVWASLVIVGGIFILGFLRGIPLFDLFLTSVSLAVAAVPEGLPAIVTVALALGVQRMARRRALIRKLPAVETLGSTNVICTDKTGTLTVGEMTVRELLVAERRFSVTGEGYTPSGEVLADGIGLNEKQSDIAHQLFMILVGCNDAHLLQEGERWSVIGDPTEGALLTTGMKIGVLQSDIQNRHPKVREFPFDADRKCMSVVRRMADGSMQAMVKGAPDILLERCTHILGADGLRPISEIDRQFVMAQIAAMAQGALRVLAAAYRIVDSAEIYQAEADDIERELIFVGLAGMYDPPRAEVKDAVKRCRSAGIRVVMITGDHPRTALAVARELGIAKDDDQALNGSDLDQLSDIELQERVSQTLVYARVSAAHKLQIVRAWRAQGAVIAMTGDGVNDAPAIKGADIGIAMGKTGTEVTKESSDMIITDDNFASIAAAVEEGRGVYDNIKKTLQYLLAGNFGELLLMTVSVLIGLPIPLLPIHLLWINMVTDGLPALALAMDPIDPEVMQRPPRRSSESFTDRNFFITMTVTGMLTAGVTFAVYLYGLTYENLEMARTHTFATLVYAEILRSFGCRSETKSLWMVGIFSNLKLAWVAGLAIAFQLATHHNQTLCRFFKNTEVSWTECFVLLAIGAIPLVALEVFKVIRRHYEPPKNEQPKITTGRLLTREEI, encoded by the coding sequence TTGAGCAACGAATTATCGTTTGCCTGGCACACCTTGTCATCAGAAAAATCGCTTGAAGGGATGCAGGCAACTGTCGAAGGTCTTTCAACTGAGGAAGCGGCGCGTCGGTTTGATCAGTATGGGGCAAATGCCTTGCGTGAAGCGGCGGCGATTCACCCGCTTGCCATCCTAGTCAATCAGTTCAACAGTCTGGTCATCTGGCTATTAATCGGCGCGGGGGTTATCTCAGGGTTGCTCGGTGAATGGATTGATTGTCTGGCGATTCTAGCGATTGTCATTCTCAACGCGCTCATTGGTTTCTATCAGGAATATAACGCCGAACGCGCCTTGGTCGCCCTGAAAAAACTGACTGCGCCACGCGCTAAAGTTCGACGCGACGGGCGCGTTGTCGTGCTTCCTGCCATTGAAATTGTTCCCGGCGACATCATCGAACTCGAAGCCGGTGACTTGGTTCCGGCGGATGGTCGTTTACTGCATGCCGCATCGCTCAAAAGCATGGAAGCCGCTTTAACCGGCGAATCGGAGACCGTCAACAAAGGGGCTGTCACCCTCAATCAGAAAGATTTACCCATCGGAAACCGCATGAACATGGTTTATATGGGAACCAGCATTGCCGCAGGCACTGGGGTAGCTATTGTGATTGCTACAGGAATGGAGACCGAGTTTGGCCGGATTGCCAGGTTATTAGAAGAAGCTGCGCTTGACGAAGGTACACCCTTGAAGAAACGGCTCGAACGGGTCGGGCGAATGCTGGTATGGGCATCGCTGGTTATCGTTGGGGGAATTTTCATTTTAGGGTTTTTGCGAGGCATACCGTTGTTTGACTTGTTTCTTACTTCAGTAAGCCTCGCCGTTGCTGCCGTGCCCGAAGGATTGCCGGCTATCGTCACGGTGGCGCTGGCGCTCGGAGTTCAACGAATGGCGCGACGGCGTGCCCTGATTCGTAAACTTCCCGCTGTCGAAACGCTGGGTTCTACGAATGTCATCTGCACGGATAAGACCGGTACGCTCACGGTTGGCGAAATGACCGTGCGCGAATTGCTTGTTGCCGAACGACGATTTTCCGTAACTGGAGAAGGCTACACGCCATCAGGCGAGGTTTTAGCCGATGGCATTGGTTTAAATGAGAAACAATCCGACATCGCTCATCAGTTGTTTATGATTTTGGTAGGTTGCAATGATGCCCATCTTTTACAAGAGGGAGAGAGATGGAGCGTCATTGGTGATCCAACGGAAGGTGCCCTTTTGACAACCGGGATGAAGATTGGCGTGCTTCAAAGTGATATTCAAAATCGCCATCCGAAAGTTCGGGAATTTCCTTTTGATGCCGACCGGAAATGCATGTCCGTGGTGCGCAGAATGGCAGATGGAAGTATGCAGGCAATGGTCAAAGGCGCGCCCGATATTTTATTGGAGCGCTGCACACATATTCTTGGCGCTGACGGTCTTCGACCGATTAGCGAGATAGACCGTCAATTCGTAATGGCTCAGATCGCTGCGATGGCTCAAGGCGCGCTCAGGGTTCTGGCTGCGGCTTATCGGATTGTTGATTCAGCCGAGATCTATCAAGCAGAAGCCGATGACATCGAGCGCGAACTCATCTTCGTAGGGCTTGCAGGAATGTATGACCCACCGCGCGCGGAAGTTAAAGATGCCGTGAAGCGTTGCCGCAGCGCCGGTATCCGCGTCGTAATGATTACCGGTGATCATCCCCGCACGGCGTTGGCAGTGGCGCGTGAATTGGGTATTGCAAAGGATGATGACCAGGCGCTCAACGGCAGCGATCTCGATCAACTATCAGACATTGAATTACAGGAGCGGGTTTCTCAAACCCTAGTTTATGCCCGTGTGAGCGCCGCCCACAAACTGCAAATTGTTCGGGCATGGCGGGCACAAGGGGCAGTCATTGCCATGACCGGCGACGGCGTCAATGATGCGCCAGCAATCAAAGGGGCAGACATCGGTATTGCAATGGGCAAGACCGGTACAGAGGTGACCAAAGAGTCGTCGGATATGATCATCACCGATGACAACTTCGCCTCTATCGCCGCTGCTGTCGAAGAGGGACGAGGCGTTTACGATAATATTAAGAAGACGCTTCAATACTTGCTCGCTGGAAACTTCGGCGAACTGCTTTTAATGACCGTCAGCGTGTTAATAGGCTTGCCAATACCCCTGCTGCCAATTCACCTTTTATGGATCAATATGGTGACCGATGGGCTGCCTGCACTGGCTCTGGCTATGGACCCGATTGACCCCGAAGTCATGCAACGCCCCCCTCGCCGGAGCAGCGAATCGTTTACGGATCGAAACTTTTTTATAACTATGACCGTCACTGGAATGCTTACGGCGGGTGTAACGTTTGCCGTGTACCTATATGGATTAACCTATGAGAATTTAGAGATGGCCAGAACGCACACTTTTGCGACCTTGGTTTATGCTGAGATTCTACGATCTTTTGGCTGCCGCAGCGAAACGAAATCTCTCTGGATGGTCGGCATCTTCTCGAATCTAAAACTTGCCTGGGTAGCTGGTTTAGCGATTGCTTTTCAACTCGCGACGCACCATAACCAAACCCTTTGCCGGTTTTTCAAAAACACTGAGGTGTCATGGACAGAATGCTTCGTTTTATTAGCCATTGGCGCAATCCCGCTTGTGGCGCTTGAGGTTTTTAAAGTTATTCGGCGGCATTACGAGCCACCGAAAAATGAGCAACCGAAAATCACAACTGGCCGGTTACTCACACGGGAGGAAATATGA
- a CDS encoding DUF5676 family membrane protein yields the protein MMKLDIRAFAIASALIAATLFVVCAFFVAIAPKETTAIAGHLIHADLSGIVRSLTWGNFFGGLAGWTLGTASVAGATAWLYNHLTRSQALK from the coding sequence ATGATGAAACTTGATATACGCGCTTTTGCTATTGCCTCGGCACTGATTGCGGCAACTCTGTTTGTTGTATGTGCTTTCTTTGTCGCCATCGCGCCGAAAGAGACGACCGCGATAGCCGGGCATCTTATTCACGCAGATTTAAGTGGCATTGTACGGTCACTAACTTGGGGCAACTTCTTCGGCGGCTTGGCGGGCTGGACACTTGGAACCGCTAGTGTCGCGGGTGCTACCGCCTGGCTCTATAACCACCTCACCCGGTCTCAAGCATTGAAGTGA